The Crocosphaera sp. UHCC 0190 genomic sequence CTAATAGCATCGTCAATAGCATTAGCTTGATTGGGCTTGATTACCCCTTTCATCTCTAAGACAATCATTGTTTTTCGACCTCAAACAACTATATTATTATGCTAAGTCCTGTAGCACAAGATGTCAAAAGGGAAAGTATGGACGCTGCGCGGTTTGTTTACTGGTCGGGGTTTCATCCCACCGCTAACATCCGTGTAACGGGGGTCTTCACCCCGACATTAAGAGATAATCTTCAGCTAATTTCTAAGGCAATGTAGCGGGAGTGTCAAAATTGATTCACGATGAAAAGCGATCGCACTTCCTTAAATGGGGAGCGATCGCCCTTAAAATAAGTACAAAAATATCTAGTGCTAGAGTTATCTAAGAGTGGGAAGGGGGATCGAGAACCGCTAAACTAATAACTAGCAACTTATCTTAGTAGCAATTCCATGACCATTCCCCCTAAGTCGTCTTCTGTCCCTTCTTCGGCAGAAAACGGCAAAGTTTTAACCCCTTCCTTATCATCAAAACCAACCATACCGATTGCTGAAGAAGAACCCAAACCCCGTTACCTCCAGGAAATCAAAACTTCCAATCCTTGGTTATTGTTAACGGCTGCTGCCCTGATGGTCATTGGTTTAGGGTTGCAGTTGCCTTGGGTTGGTTTTACGAGTGCATTGGTTGCCTTTGCCTTGTCCTTACGGGTTATCCTTCCTTCAGTTCGAGATTGGTTGTTAAGATATCTCACTCCCCAAGAACGACAAAGCTTAACGGGATTTACGGTTTTTGTCCTGTCTGTGCTGGGATTAGCTTATTATTTCGGGATTTATCAAAGAATTACGGGTTGGCTAAATCAATTCAAATATGATGAATTTGGCTCTTGGGCGGAATGGGTGGGGGCTTTGGGTCAAATTATGATTGCCTTGTTAGCAGTTTATATTGCTTGGGCCCAATATGTGATTTCCAAGGAATTAACCCTACAACAAAACGTGATTACCCAACAACAAACCATTGACACCTATTTTCAAGGGATTTCTGATCTGGTTTTGGATGGAGAAGGGATGTTAGAAGATTGGCCCCAAGAACGGTCTATTGCCGAAGGACGTACGGCAGCCATTTTGAGTAGTGTCGATGCGGGGGGAAAATCAAAAATTTTACGATTTTTGTCTCAATCACGGCTATTAACGCCCTTGATGCGGGATAGCCGTCTGGGAAGGCCGATGTTAGATGGTTCAGGAGGTTATGCAGAAGATCGGGCCCATGGGTTACGGGTGATTAATTTAGGGGTGATGTTGGCCGGGGCTAATTTATCCGGGCAAGATTTACGGTGGACTGACTTAAGTGAGGCCAATCTGGTTCGGGCTGATTTAAGTGGTTGTGATTTGGTCAAAGGGAATTTATCTCGTACGGTTTTATATGATGCCAATCTCAAAAATGCTGATCTCAAAAGCACCCGCTTATTTTATGGTTCCCTAGAAACCGCTAGTCCCCGTTCTCGCAATCAGATCCCAGATTATCAAACCGGGGCTTATACAGGGGTTGTGATTGAAAATTGTAATTTGAGTGGGGTACAACATCTCACGGATGAACAACGTTACTATTTATGTGCTTGGAGTGGGGAACAAACTCGCGCTACCATTCCAGGGGGGTGTTCGGAGATTCCTAATAAGTTAGGTAGATGACAAGGCCCTGGCGTTAAGATGGAGCGTAAGGTAAATTAATAGACTAGATCTTGTTAGCGGGAGCGTGTAGTTGTGACATTTCAAGAGTTTTGTTTATTATTGATTTCAGTGTTAACCAGTGCTTTGGGACAATTGTTCCTGAAATTGGGGGCAACTAAATTGGGAAAAGTTGATGCGGGTAATGCGGTTAGTCATATTTTGAAAATTGTTTTAACCCCAGAGTTATTAATGGGTTTATTTTGTTATGGATTAGGGGCGATCGCTTATATTCTGTTACTCACCCGTGTTAGTCTTAGTGTAGCTGGCCCCTCGGCTTCTATTATCTATATATTCTCGGTTTTGATGGGTTATTTTATCTTTAAGGAACCCATTCCTATCTATCGTGCTTTTGGCTTAGGATTTATTGTCTTTGGGGTGGTTTTAGTGGTTTGGAAAG encodes the following:
- a CDS encoding pentapeptide repeat-containing protein is translated as MTIPPKSSSVPSSAENGKVLTPSLSSKPTIPIAEEEPKPRYLQEIKTSNPWLLLTAAALMVIGLGLQLPWVGFTSALVAFALSLRVILPSVRDWLLRYLTPQERQSLTGFTVFVLSVLGLAYYFGIYQRITGWLNQFKYDEFGSWAEWVGALGQIMIALLAVYIAWAQYVISKELTLQQNVITQQQTIDTYFQGISDLVLDGEGMLEDWPQERSIAEGRTAAILSSVDAGGKSKILRFLSQSRLLTPLMRDSRLGRPMLDGSGGYAEDRAHGLRVINLGVMLAGANLSGQDLRWTDLSEANLVRADLSGCDLVKGNLSRTVLYDANLKNADLKSTRLFYGSLETASPRSRNQIPDYQTGAYTGVVIENCNLSGVQHLTDEQRYYLCAWSGEQTRATIPGGCSEIPNKLGR
- a CDS encoding EamA family transporter gives rise to the protein MTFQEFCLLLISVLTSALGQLFLKLGATKLGKVDAGNAVSHILKIVLTPELLMGLFCYGLGAIAYILLLTRVSLSVAGPSASIIYIFSVLMGYFIFKEPIPIYRAFGLGFIVFGVVLVVWKAS